A portion of the Acidobacteriota bacterium genome contains these proteins:
- a CDS encoding penicillin-binding transpeptidase domain-containing protein, producing the protein MENRRLGVLVCLVAVFFLTAMARLVQLQVVKHDQCREIVDSQSRGKVVIPAARGMIYDRYGRVVARDVAGSALYAYPHDAGELQRVSSFLDRYYHLKPGSAIRKFGLSVCKFRYITRRLSDEEAERIAQAAPRGLYLREQSRREYPFGVVGKQVLGFTDIDNKGQSGFEWASDSVLAGQTGLADILRDGLRNTIRVRESALVKPVRGTSVVLTADWRLQGIVEGELQAAVDEYQARSGVAVFLDCRNGDVLAMAHYDPTESDRLHPTKCRAVTDQFEPGSVLKAFTAAGLLDAGVVKLDDSIFCEEGRWKIGRRMLHDDKEHSWLTFREVFELSSNIGVAKCAIQLGGPELIETFRRFGLGEKPGCGLPGETGGVLRTMRWSEYNVASLAMGHSVAASPLQVAAGFAAIANGGDLVRPRLVLGTVDEKGYVRPTEEPESFGRAFNRSTSDSLRVLLRGVVERGTAMPAHSSSVSIAGKTGTAEIPDPEHGRYFKNRFMASFAGFFPYESPVIAGIVVLEDPRPITYGGYTAGPAFRRIAERYTVSNPDLFAVPEQTLVADARRLDRTVETPDFVGRDVVLARQMAGQRGIMLRTSVDEGTVEWQYPPPDRLVFAGDEVVVAVRPHDPDRRVMADLRGMTVRQVAALLHHQGIKFVIEGNGRVVRQSVRQGHVLSAATVCRLDCRPG; encoded by the coding sequence ATGGAGAACAGACGCCTGGGTGTCCTCGTTTGCCTGGTGGCCGTGTTCTTCCTGACGGCGATGGCGCGACTCGTACAGCTACAGGTGGTCAAGCACGACCAGTGTCGTGAGATCGTCGACAGCCAGTCGCGCGGCAAAGTTGTCATTCCGGCGGCACGCGGCATGATTTACGATCGCTACGGCCGCGTGGTGGCAAGAGACGTCGCCGGTTCGGCGCTGTACGCCTACCCCCACGACGCGGGCGAGCTGCAACGGGTGTCTTCCTTTCTTGATCGTTACTACCACCTGAAGCCCGGCTCGGCCATCCGGAAGTTCGGGCTGTCAGTGTGCAAATTTCGCTACATCACGCGCCGCCTGAGTGACGAGGAGGCCGAGAGGATCGCGCAGGCCGCCCCCCGCGGACTGTACCTCCGTGAACAGAGCCGAAGAGAGTATCCGTTCGGCGTGGTCGGCAAACAGGTCCTGGGATTCACTGACATCGACAACAAAGGGCAGTCCGGTTTTGAGTGGGCCTCTGATTCCGTTCTGGCCGGTCAGACCGGCCTGGCCGACATTCTCCGCGACGGCCTGCGCAACACCATCCGTGTCCGGGAATCGGCCCTCGTCAAGCCGGTGCGAGGGACTTCGGTGGTGCTCACCGCAGACTGGCGGCTCCAGGGCATTGTCGAAGGAGAGTTGCAGGCGGCGGTGGATGAGTATCAAGCCCGCTCAGGGGTAGCCGTTTTCCTCGATTGCCGCAACGGTGACGTCCTGGCGATGGCTCACTATGACCCGACGGAAAGTGATCGTCTGCATCCGACCAAGTGCCGGGCCGTGACCGATCAGTTTGAACCCGGCTCGGTCCTGAAGGCCTTCACCGCGGCCGGGCTCCTTGATGCCGGTGTGGTCAAGCTGGATGATTCAATTTTCTGCGAGGAAGGACGCTGGAAAATCGGCCGCCGGATGCTTCATGATGACAAGGAGCACAGCTGGCTGACTTTTCGCGAGGTGTTCGAGCTTTCCAGTAACATCGGCGTCGCCAAATGTGCCATTCAGCTCGGCGGGCCGGAGTTGATCGAGACGTTTCGCCGGTTCGGCCTGGGGGAGAAGCCGGGATGCGGATTGCCGGGAGAAACGGGAGGCGTCCTTCGCACCATGCGGTGGTCCGAATACAACGTCGCCTCTCTCGCCATGGGGCACTCGGTGGCCGCCAGCCCGCTGCAAGTGGCGGCCGGCTTTGCCGCTATTGCCAACGGCGGCGATCTTGTTCGCCCCCGACTCGTGCTTGGCACCGTGGACGAGAAAGGATACGTGCGTCCGACGGAAGAGCCGGAGAGTTTCGGGCGGGCTTTCAACCGGTCGACCAGTGACTCACTGCGGGTTCTTCTGCGCGGCGTGGTGGAACGTGGCACGGCGATGCCGGCGCACTCGTCAAGCGTGTCCATTGCCGGCAAGACCGGCACCGCTGAAATCCCTGATCCGGAGCACGGGCGGTACTTCAAGAACCGGTTCATGGCGTCCTTCGCCGGATTCTTCCCGTACGAGTCGCCGGTTATCGCAGGCATCGTGGTGCTTGAAGACCCCAGGCCGATCACGTACGGCGGTTACACGGCCGGGCCGGCCTTTCGCCGCATTGCCGAGCGCTACACGGTGAGCAACCCGGACCTGTTTGCAGTTCCCGAACAAACACTGGTTGCCGACGCCAGGCGGCTCGACAGGACCGTCGAGACGCCGGATTTCGTCGGGCGTGACGTCGTCCTGGCCAGACAGATGGCCGGCCAGCGGGGGATTATGCTGCGCACATCCGTCGATGAGGGGACGGTGGAGTGGCAGTATCCCCCGCCGGACCGGCTGGTCTTTGCCGGAGACGAAGTGGTGGTCGCCGTCCGGCCACACGACCCGGACCGGAGGGTCATGGCCGACCTTCGCGGCATGACCGTACGGCAGGTGGCGGCCCTTCTCCACCATCAAGGTATAAAGTTTGTCATAGAGGGAAACGGCCGGGTAGTTCGGCAGTCCGTCCGGCAGGGCCATGTCCTGTCGGCGGCGACGGTCTGTCGGCTAGACTGCCGGCCGGGGTAA
- a CDS encoding UDP-N-acetylmuramoyl-L-alanyl-D-glutamate--2,6-diaminopimelate ligase, whose protein sequence is MRGFDEAVLHGDGAVEIARVEYDSRMIGPDSLFFAVRGYRRDGHDFLKQAYDNGAVAAMGERDNGDPIPTYVHVPDIRKAMADVSARFYGSPGQKLKAYAVTGTNGKTTTCMMLREILALSNGCTGLVTSQVYDTGKEKFTAERTTPESLDLQRLLYLMKKNQCVNVVIEASSHALVMHRLDNVNFRVAVYTNLTRDHLDFHKTMEEYLKAKASLLDKLDGRLGHAVINLDVPEFKPLFGRAVASFLSYSLDNRQADVRCGEHAFRADGTIFDLVTPMGNRTVRIKLPGRFNLMNALAAAAGGLASGADLDSVVAGLERTMPVPGRLNSIDVGQPFAVYVDYAHTPDAIERLCEAVRELSRGRLLLLFGCGGDRDRGKRPMMGRAAARCADYIVVTSDNPRGEDARAIIGDIKPGLKGAEYEIHVDRREGIAAIVRKAGPGDAVVLAGKGAETYQEIKGARHPFDEVAEVKAAVASLTLDEKTTDEGK, encoded by the coding sequence ATACGGGGATTCGACGAGGCCGTGCTGCACGGCGACGGTGCAGTGGAAATCGCCCGGGTGGAATACGATTCCCGGATGATCGGCCCGGACTCCCTGTTCTTTGCCGTAAGAGGATATCGCCGGGACGGCCACGATTTCCTGAAGCAGGCTTACGACAACGGTGCCGTTGCGGCCATGGGCGAACGCGACAACGGTGACCCTATCCCCACGTACGTCCACGTCCCCGACATTCGCAAGGCCATGGCGGACGTTTCGGCCCGGTTTTACGGCAGCCCGGGGCAGAAGCTCAAGGCGTACGCCGTTACCGGGACCAACGGCAAGACGACCACCTGCATGATGCTGCGGGAGATTCTCGCGTTATCCAACGGCTGCACCGGCCTGGTGACATCGCAGGTCTACGATACGGGGAAGGAAAAGTTCACGGCGGAGCGAACGACGCCGGAGTCGCTCGACCTCCAGCGCCTGCTGTACCTCATGAAGAAAAACCAGTGCGTCAACGTCGTGATAGAAGCTTCGTCGCACGCGCTCGTAATGCACCGCCTGGACAACGTCAATTTCCGCGTGGCCGTATATACGAATCTTACCCGCGACCACTTGGACTTTCACAAGACCATGGAGGAGTACCTCAAGGCCAAGGCGTCGCTCCTGGACAAGCTGGACGGCCGTCTCGGGCACGCCGTGATAAACCTCGACGTCCCGGAGTTCAAACCGTTGTTCGGACGGGCGGTGGCATCTTTTCTCAGCTACTCACTGGATAACCGCCAGGCCGACGTCCGCTGCGGGGAGCACGCGTTCAGGGCGGACGGCACGATCTTCGATCTTGTCACGCCGATGGGAAACCGAACCGTCCGCATTAAACTGCCCGGCCGGTTCAACCTCATGAACGCCCTGGCCGCCGCCGCCGGCGGGCTGGCCAGCGGTGCCGATCTCGACAGTGTCGTTGCCGGCCTTGAAAGAACGATGCCGGTGCCGGGCCGGCTGAACTCGATCGACGTCGGACAGCCGTTCGCCGTGTACGTCGATTACGCCCATACCCCGGATGCGATTGAACGCCTGTGCGAGGCGGTTCGTGAACTCAGCCGGGGGCGCCTGCTGCTGCTGTTCGGCTGCGGGGGCGATCGCGACCGAGGCAAGCGGCCCATGATGGGCCGGGCCGCGGCCAGGTGCGCCGACTATATCGTAGTTACGTCCGACAACCCGCGCGGCGAGGATGCCCGGGCCATAATCGGCGACATCAAGCCGGGGCTGAAGGGCGCGGAATACGAGATCCACGTCGATCGCAGGGAAGGAATCGCCGCTATAGTGCGCAAGGCCGGGCCCGGGGACGCCGTGGTGCTGGCCGGCAAGGGAGCGGAAACCTACCAGGAGATCAAGGGGGCCCGACACCCCTTTGACGAGGTAGCCGAGGTGAAGGCGGCCGTTGCGTCGCTGACTCTCGACGAAAAGACAACGGACGAGGGCAAGTGA